In Pelodictyon luteolum DSM 273, the genomic stretch AGGGGTGATGGCAGCCGTAAGGTCGGCGGGAGTCATCTTGTAGCCGTTTTCGATCGAGGTCGGAACCGTTACCGGGGTTGCACCTGCCAGGCGAACCATTTCGGGGAAGCTGACCCAGAACGGGGCAGGAATAAGCACTTCATCGCCTTCCTCGCAGAGGGCGAGGAACGTGTTGGCAAGCGTCTGTTTGCCGCCGTTGCTCACCATGACCTGGTTCGTTTGGAACTCCAGGCCGTTGTCGCGGCGGAACTTCTCCACAATGGCTTTTTTCAGCTCGGGGATGCCGGAGTTGGCCGTGTAACGGGTAAAGCCGGAACGGATGGCCTCGATGCCGGCCAGGTTGACGAAGTCAGGGGTCGGGAAATCAGGTTCCCCGGCTGAAAGACTGACAATATCCTTGCCCTCGGCCTTCATGGCGTTGGCAAGTGCTGAAATCCTCATGGTCTGCGATTCCTGCATGCTCCTGACCCGGCGTGTCAGGTATTTTTCTGCAGGCGAAGTGGTGGTCGGCATAGTGGTCTGTTATTCGTTTATGATGTGGTGTTAGGTTTCAGTTCTTTTCGTTTGCGGTGCAGCATCGAGAGCACGGAAGGGTGCACGAACTTGCTGACGTCACCGCCAAGCATTGCGACCTCCTTGATGATGGAGGAGGCGATGTAGGTGTACTTGACATTCGGCATGAGAAAGACGGTGGTCACATCGGGATTCAGGTGGCGGTTCAAAAGCGAGAGCTGGAACTCGTACTCGAAGTCCTTTACCTGGCGCACCCCCCTGATGATGGCATTGGCGCCCACGTCACGGGCATATTCGGCCAAAAGACCATCATGCAGCACTTCCACATGCAGCCCGTCCATACCGATGGTGATTTCGCGGATTGCGTCCATCCGCTCCTCCACCGTAAAGAGGGTGTTTTTATTGCTGTTTTCGGCAATGAGCACCGTTACCTCCTCGAAAATCGTCAGCGCCCGCTCCAGTACGTCGAGGTGTCCGTTGGTAAACGGGTCAAACGTGCCTGGATATATGGCTTTCTTTTTCATGGTGCAGGGAATTCAATGCTGAAAAAAAGTAATTCTCGTCATACCGTAGTCACGGTGGAACGAGTAGTAGGGCGAAAGGGAAAAATCACCGTGCGCATCGTGCTCGATGAGCAGCCAGCCATCTTCTTCGAGGAGGCTTCCTGCCATAATGCCCTCAATCAGCCTGGGATAGTCTTCCCATGCATACGGGGGGTCAGCGAATATCAGGTCGAAGGAACCGGTCTCGGACTGCAGAAACAGGGTGACGTCTTCATTCACAATAGAGACCATCTCTTCCACCTTGAGCTCTCCTGC encodes the following:
- the coaD gene encoding pantetheine-phosphate adenylyltransferase, with protein sequence MKKKAIYPGTFDPFTNGHLDVLERALTIFEEVTVLIAENSNKNTLFTVEERMDAIREITIGMDGLHVEVLHDGLLAEYARDVGANAIIRGVRQVKDFEYEFQLSLLNRHLNPDVTTVFLMPNVKYTYIASSIIKEVAMLGGDVSKFVHPSVLSMLHRKRKELKPNTTS
- the rsmD gene encoding 16S rRNA (guanine(966)-N(2))-methyltransferase RsmD encodes the protein MQIIAGRYRGRRITTAPLQDVRPCSSRVKKSIFDILHSRMDFEGSCVLDLFAGFGSLGFETLSRGASRVTFVDRHPVSLRSLRKTAGELKVEEMVSIVNEDVTLFLQSETGSFDLIFADPPYAWEDYPRLIEGIMAGSLLEEDGWLLIEHDAHGDFSLSPYYSFHRDYGMTRITFFQH